In Theobroma cacao cultivar B97-61/B2 chromosome 7, Criollo_cocoa_genome_V2, whole genome shotgun sequence, the genomic window TAATTATCCTCTTCTTTGAGACGGACTGTATCTGCAGCAGAAACTCGGAAGAAGGTCAAAGAAATTAGTGTTTAGCAAGAGCACACAAATGAGACAAGTTGCATTTGAATTTCACACTCTTTAGCTGTTAAATCTCATACCATATAGTTCTTAAACAACCTCATTCAACTTCTTCATAAGGAGCAACAAGAATATTTCCCCTATAGAGATTACAACCAAGTCCAAAGAGGACAGTAAGTGAAACATAATTGTTTCAAAATCTTCTATCCTAGGAGAAACTTCAGGACATTTCATGATTATACCAAATGTCTGGGGAGGAATTAGGCTTTAAGGGTTACATTGATTATGATAAATATAACATGTTAGTTCagttccctttttctttttatcttttaggCACCAGGGTGGCGAAGTGATGTTGACACTGCTACTAGCATGCCTGCCCATTAAGCCCTAATAAATACACTGAACCATGCCCACTCACTACAAAATTATGGAGATTGAAGaatattatcttttctttttctttttcaagggAGCATATCTGAGAGGCTACACATGTAACATATTTAGCTAAATAACAGATAGCAGCAAATTATAACATCATAGATCACAATAAGGCATGTTACCATCATTGGAACTATATGAATAAACTtctttaatcagttaaaaaaTTCAGATAAAAGAACACTCTGTTGGTAGATTTAAACAGCTAAAATTGCAtcaactaaaataaaaaatttcacgataaaaaagaaaaggaaaatttgtaaataaagAGATAACTCATGCCTGTTTCAGTAATCCTTCAGGACTGCAAAGATATGTTGGCGGGGTTTCACTGTCCATCATCTCTAAGCAGCTGCAGGGGAGAgttaaagaatgaaaatgcTGGAAGATATATGACTAAGTTTCTATGAAAAGGCTATTATTGTGATCACAAACATCATACATGCATGAACTTAGATAAGAGGGGGTAGACAATGAAATCGTACAGAATTTCAACATAGAAGAACAAGGCAAACATAAATGATATTGATGTGTTTGCTACTCCCAAAGCATCTAATAGTTcatcttataaattttaaactcaagatttgatcaactcaaaaaagaaagaagtcaacTGGTTTCAAACTTTCTAGAAAATAAAGTTCCAAGCAGGAGATTCACAAGGTGAGTTTTTTAGAAGATTCAAAGCCTTCATGTCCATCAGTTAACAATTCTATTTCTTGGGCAACTATCAGTCATTAAATGAATAATGCATTCCAAACAAAAACTGATCTaggtaaataagaaaaaggaaaaaaaagaacaaaatagaGATAAAATTCTCACGGTATGTGCAAAGCAGCTCCATGGCGAGACAACACTGATATGACAGGATCATAACCATCCCTGAGAGCAGTGTTATAGTAACCAGCAGTAAGTTCAGCAGGGTGTGATACAGTCTGGTACCACCAATAAATTCCACCAATTTTAGCCACCAATGTAACAGAAGTTTGCTCATTTTCTTGATATTTCTTCAGTATCTTTGCTGCCTTTGCAAGAATGGCATCTGCATGACAAATCAGCCTACCACTGTACCATTCCTGCAAAAGATCATTCCAAAGTCTGGTTTTCTAGATTCTTGACAATGCATCAGATTAAACTCAGTCATATACTTCTGTATTGCACAATATCTTGTCAATGCATCAAACTGAAACAGATAGTTTGACTCCttctaaattaatatattgtaGCAGCACAAATAGTGCATGCTTAAAAACCAGTGCGTGAATGTTCTAGAAGATTAATCTACCAAAATCTACAGAAAACTTTGTCAGACAGAAATCTGGGGTGAAATATTAACAGATAAAGCATACGTACCAGGAAGAAACGACCATAATCAGATAGAAAGCTTTCCTGTCCCTCTTCAAAAAAGGGCACCCCTGATGGAAGGCTGTTGTAACAGCCAGCATTCTGCGGCCCTCTGTCCCCCCATTGAGGCTTTCCTTCTCGGCATGCAGCCAACTTCAAGTCCTCCATCCTGAAAGCAGAACTATCTTCAGAATACTGAAACAACTGAGTTTGCATCACAGGATGAAAGAAACTTTACACCTACATGTACTTATCATAGCACTGGAATTCACCAATGCCAGGGAATTTCCATCTACCATCACCAAAAGGATGAGCAGGATACCTGCACTAAGAAAATAATGCAATGGCTTCATAATTATGTTTCAACAATAACTTCACAGTTTGAACAAAAAGAGGGTAATGAATGACATAAGAACTATACAGTACCTAAGTTCTCCAGAAGGACCTAGACCAATGCTTATTTCTTCAATTACACTTCCAATAAAGGATTCAAATTTGTTAACAAAACTAAGCATGAAGTCTTCGTAACATTGGAGAGCAGTCCGGCCAGATAAAAGAGGAACTCCGTCCACCCCTAGTGTAAGATAATCATTGTTGGATAAGCCATGTCGATCTCGATAgtatatatctttatttgCATCACCAATCTGAGGACCAAAAAGGTATTAATTAGCAGTACTTTAGCAGTTGCAATAATCATAATACAGACAAGGTcctctttatatattttttatctgGTAACCTTTTCAATGGAGCAGCTTCATATAGATTGGAGACTGAATGCAGTCTTACCTATAGAATTAAAGTAGTAGATCGCGTACACAAGGGATTAGCGGTtgaggaaaaataaataataggaagacttgaatatatttttttattctaatagaTTACATTACCATTGGGGGATTGGATAGCAAGATTCCTACCAGTCTAATGAATTGCACCAAAACCTTGAGTAAAACAGTTAAATGACCATACATCAACAGTGCAAATTATCACTCAGTTTGCAACTATATATGACAGTAATAAGTAAACAGCCATACCTCCAAAATCCACAGTGGAAGACTCACACCCCCTTTTCCATTAGATGAGTGAATCTTTGAGTGAAAAGACAAAGCAACATGCAACTTCAGGCCTGAATCAGATATCAGTTTAAAAAGCTCTTCATATAGAGACCAATTGTAGTCAAAAGGAGAAAATCGCTCCACGATTCCCCACCACACCTCAACTCCAATTCCATGAACACCTGCCAACTTGAGCGCTTTTAGAGATACAGTTAAGGCCTTGATTCTGAAACAACAAAGACAAacataaaaagaattttattttcaaaagcaaAACATTACATAATACCTAAGATTTAAGAcatcaaaagagaaaaagttgGATCCGATGACATGGTCATATTAATTAGGACAAATATGATCACACTCTCCTTATTTTGGATAAGCATGAGGAACACATTGAGTCTACCTCTCTTTTAGGAATGCTGAACATATAATATAGTAATAATCAAGCAAATTTAAGGCCAAAACCTTACTTTCTAATCCTTAGACTCCCAGAAGCATCAACAGCGAATGTGTCCACAGGCATCATTACAAAAATAGGCACCCTCTTATCTTTTGATGATTTCAATATCGTGGATCTTGATTTCTCTCGAGCATCCATGCTGCAAGATATTGATGATAAAACATCAGGGTAAGGTATAAAAATCAGCaaaatgagaaacaaaaaagcCACACgatttctaaatttttgctGCTTTGCTAAGTGATACATCCACCGTCACAATCCAAGCAACCTAGGAAGGAACTTCTATGGACAGAGACAACGCCTTTTCCAGGAAACTAAAATGAATATGAAGAAGTAAAATGGAACATAGAAACACAATTATTCAGCCACAGCAAACATATGCTTACTTCACTATAAACATGAGCTTTGTTTTTAAAGAAAACCGTATCCTAACTACTGGAAGTAAGTTTAAGAAATCATTTTCCATCCTTCTCCTCACAGTGCCGTAAATTCAGATACTAACAATACTCAAGCAGAATTTCTTTTCCTAATCACTGATTGGCTACGTCTATAACAACCAAACGCAGCGTGACTACATAGACGGTAAAAGGCATTACAAATGTTGATTATTATTTCTCTTAATCTTTATCATTTTgagatttgattttctttccttctttttctggT contains:
- the LOC18593289 gene encoding inactive beta-amylase 4, chloroplastic isoform X2, which produces MACKCGGRGGFYYTVNAEASFDRDSTKTPEFLLRNVSAIRIFRNGFFRSKWRSVAGNHRILSMDAREKSRSTILKSSKDKRVPIFVMMPVDTFAVDASGSLRIRKIKALTVSLKALKLAGVHGIGVEVWWGIVERFSPFDYNWSLYEELFKLISDSGLKLHVALSFHSKIHSSNGKGGVSLPLWILEIGDANKDIYYRDRHGLSNNDYLTLGVDGVPLLSGRTALQCYEDFMLSFVNKFESFIGSVIEEISIGLGPSGELRYPAHPFGDGRWKFPGIGEFQCYDKYMMEDLKLAACREGKPQWGDRGPQNAGCYNSLPSGVPFFEEGQESFLSDYGRFFLEWYSGRLICHADAILAKAAKILKKYQENEQTSVTLVAKIGGIYWWYQTVSHPAELTAGYYNTALRDGYDPVISVLSRHGAALHIPCLEMMDSETPPTYLCSPEGLLKQIQSVSKKRIINLIGRNTTERLDKTGLWKIHSNCYHSQAEVVRSFTYFRMNDSIFRVENWNNFVPFVRMMSTDL
- the LOC18593289 gene encoding inactive beta-amylase 4, chloroplastic isoform X1, which translates into the protein MACKCGGRGGFYYTVNAEASFDRDSTKTPEFLLRNVSAIRIFRNGFFRSKWRSVAGNHRILSMDAREKSRSTILKSSKDKRVPIFVMMPVDTFAVDASGSLRIRKIKALTVSLKALKLAGVHGIGVEVWWGIVERFSPFDYNWSLYEELFKLISDSGLKLHVALSFHSKIHSSNGKGGVSLPLWILEIGDANKDIYYRDRHGLSNNDYLTLGVDGVPLLSGRTALQCYEDFMLSFVNKFESFIGSVIEEISIGLGPSGELRYPAHPFGDGRWKFPGIGEFQCYDKYMMEDLKLAACREGKPQWGDRGPQNAGCYNSLPSGVPFFEEGQESFLSDYGRFFLKTRLWNDLLQEWYSGRLICHADAILAKAAKILKKYQENEQTSVTLVAKIGGIYWWYQTVSHPAELTAGYYNTALRDGYDPVISVLSRHGAALHIPCLEMMDSETPPTYLCSPEGLLKQIQSVSKKRIINLIGRNTTERLDKTGLWKIHSNCYHSQAEVVRSFTYFRMNDSIFRVENWNNFVPFVRMMSTDL